AGTCCGGTTAAGAGGTCTAGATCAAACCTAAAgatttctttcatatttcCACCGGAACTAAATACTTCAGCACGGGCTAATGCTGACAAGGTCAATAACACCACCATGGTGGACTTGCTCGCATGCTAGAACAAAGAATGAACACACTTCAAGATCGTTGATTTTCTTGGCTGGCTGCTCTTTTTGGCCACGATTTGAATCTCTTGTTGAATAGAGTTGCATTTTGTGGCATTTGGTCTGTCGTCTTTGGATGATTGAGCTTTGATCACAAAGACATTATTCGTGCCATTGTCAACCGTTGTAAtatgagaaatgaaattttatgtgTGGGCTCTGTCTTTCCTGTTGTATAGAAGATAGACAGTAGTGAAAGTACCCACATGATTTGACAAGTGAAAATGACACTTTCCGACTCTTGAGTTTGTTGCAATAGCAAACGGAGCCATCATCCTTTTCGGGAcgaatattttgatttttgtgcGAATGATCAACATTTCATGACCCCCCAACGTTAAATTCAACCACTCTTACCATGTAGGTATCTTGACATTTGTACTAGCGTTTTTGAGCACACTGTATTTTTTATAGTTTTTTTTATAGATGCTTCTAAATATGCTAGATATTCTTTTGCACTCTCACAAGATTTCGTTTGATACTCGAGGCAATGAAAACTATTGTATGTAGGTCATGCCTTCAAGCCACTAAAAGGTAAACATGAATCTTTCAATCACTCGTTAGCGCCGCTGAAAAACCCCGAAATATCTTTAGATGGGCATTCAAACGACGCAAAACAAATATAAACCCAACAGTTCACAAAGCATGTACCTTAAAGAACTCATTTGGATCATGTTGTACTAAAtaatatttcaagtttgatgaCCCTTTTTGAGTGGAAAAATCTCACTTACCTGATACATTTTGGGCAAAACCATCTCAATCAGCTAAAACATTCTCAGTTGTTGATGTTCAAGCTTGTGCCAGGATTTCTTTCTCACTTTTCCGTAGGCCTACTTGGCGTTTCTCCAGCCATCAAGTTACTGAGCGAGGATGCGTATGAACTAGCTAGGTCTTACCCGTACCTATGACCACTGCCTTTGGTCTGGACTCAGGGAAATCAAAGGCACGCCGAAATGGTTTGAGGTGAGCCACGACGACCAGGATAAGGAGGAAATCGTGGAAGAAAACTTCTCAGTCAGGTGACTGCGGGAGCAAAATGAACTTTCCAGCCATTAAAGAAAAAGTCAGCCAGAGGTTTGAAACAAGAGTGCATGCACCCAGACAGAGTTGGTTCTTATCACAGCATttattttaaatttcattgaaattcgTTAATTTATTTGCCTTCGTCTTTGGTTAAGCCACAAGGTCGTGTGAATGCTTGTCCACCTTCTCGGATCCACTTGTTTGATACTAAGTTGAACAAACCATTTGAATTATTAGATCATAAAAACCTGCCATGCTCTTCCGGAGATAACATACCCCATTTGGTTCCGTGTAAAATTGGACAGGCCCCGTGTAAAGTGGCTCGATCAGCTTCTCCACTCTTATGGAGATTGTACCAAAACACAGCCGATCCACCCGTGGCAGTGACGCCTGCTCCAATCCGAGGAAACACGGTTCGACCCCCGGCAGGGACATGATTGATCTATTGAATAGGTTAAGACAGAAATAGAATTGGTTTCATCATTAACATTGATCGGAGAGGACCTACATAAAACATCCACGTGGCGATTCGGTCTCCTATGTACATTCCCTTGTGAGGTAATTGAATCATGTGGTTGGGGTCCTTTTCCTTCATAACATAATCATGATGGGGGTTGTAATGGCCTCCATTGACGTAATTGGCCACCTGGAAGTCAACAAGAGTGCATTCAAGTCTTGAATATAAGAATACAGTATGGACTGCTAATGCACTTACTTGAAGCAACTCGGATTCCTCTTTCATGGTATCCGTGTTCAAGCCAGTCATCCAGGCAACGCGTTGGGTGACAATCCGAATCAGCGGATCAAACGAATCCTGCAACCAACTGGTTTTGGAGGTTCTTGAATTGGATATCTTGGTGGCCCCTTTACCCGTTCCCTGGACTTGAGACCGCATCAACTGAAACGGTGAATCAATTGAATGAATTAGTGATTCTTTGTATTAGTCAGAGTGAGTTGCGGATTGTTTTGTAGGCGCCAATTTGCATGGATATTCAATGCCAGTCATGGCAATTAAAGGAAGTAGGGCGTGGGCCCAATTGCAAGTCTTACCAATGGAGCAGCAATGCCCCGAATGGTTGTCATCTCATCATCGGAGAGAACGTTGTGGAAGATCCGAATCAACGGGTTGTGATGGGCAACCTCGATTTGGGCAGGATGGAGGTAGTAATAAGGGTCGTTCTGATGACTATAGAAGCACTTCAACGTGGCTACATACTCTGGGGCCTGAAATGGAATTGCCAAATACTTTCAAACCAACCATTTAAGATGATCCAGTTTGGTGGTGAAAATGGATCTGTACCCTGAGCTCCTCGCCACGACAAAGAGCATTGAACCGTGGGATATCATCCTCATTATCATGTACTAAGTGAGGAGAGGTCAGGTTCTTCATCAGTTTGTCATGAATGGTTTGGTAGATCTTTTCTCTCTGTTGAAACGGGGGCTCTTCGTAAACGGGCTTTGGGAACAGGTTAGGATCCTTGTCTCCATTGAGCACTCGTTCATCATGGGTCTTGGCGGCATGGTCGATGAAGGTCTGGATTTGATCCTGGCTCACCGTTTGATTGCCTTCTCTTCCAGCCAAGACCCAAGCTTCTTCAAACCACTCCAAACTCCGGGCCAATGCTCCACTATTGAAGCAATGTTTGCCCATAAATAGACAATCCTGGAATAAATTGCGGGTAAATGCGCTGCCCGGGTTGTCTTTGGCGTTCATTGGTCCGCATGAGAAACCTTACTTGTGCCGTTAAGGTCGCCTTTGAAGCCACTCGTTGGTTTCCTTTGCCAAACTTGCCTCTGATCATGTCTCGGATGTCCAATTCATACACGTCTTGTAATCTAATCAAAGATTGTGCTGAACCATTCAAATCATCTTCTCGTGGTGTGACTGGACTCAAACGTTTTCTCTTGAGAGCAAATTCAGTTTCTAGATCATGATGGTGGTGGGTGTATCgtacaatcaaaacaaattatcaaGCTGTGGTTACAATAGAAATTGTCGTCTTACCACTCCAATTGCTGTTTTTGAGATcatcttcaattttcttccaatCGACCGAGAACCTTTTCATGAGCTTGTACGCATGAATGGGGTTGCCGGCCATGCGTTCCAGAAATCTATCGTCCGATTCTTGTGGCAATCTCTCCGATTCGAGAATGTTAACCTCCTGCAAAGGATCAATGACAGTATGGTCGATTTGATTGGATGGACTTACATGACAAACTATTTCATTTGGTTGGGTTGTAGGCTTTCAGAAAAAAGCAAGCACTTGACATGCATGCCAACTATGGCTGATGTCTTGATGTGTAAGCGTTCCAAAACGACGCGTTGAGTTATTCTTATATTCTTTTTGATCAAGCAAGCATTTcttattaccatttgatgagCACAATTGGTCAAATGACGGCAAAAAAGAGGCAAGTGAAAATTCAACTTGACCTTTGGTCGAAAATGCAAGAACCACTGATGAATGAAAAGAGCACTTTTAATTCATGGAATACCTTTTATAGCCCTGGATCGCTCTCTTTTCAGGTGAATGAAACAACTGAGTTCATGTTATTTGCAACAGCTTCTTCGAAATTTGGTACGAAACATGACATTATGTTGCAATTGCAGATATTGCACTTTATTCAGTGCTATAACTATAATATCTACCTCCAAGAAAAACTACAGCGATGCCAATTCTTACTTCAAAAATAGAGGAGGAATAACAAAAAACGGTTGTTGAAACAATTGGGCATTCgattttcttattttccttCCAATCATCTTATTATACTCGTATTCTTGGGGGGAAATATTGACTCTTCACTTACTACTTATTACATAGATTAATATTATGTAATcactcattttctttctttctcatccTGCTACCCAATTGAAGCTGGCAACGAAATATTACACAAAACAAACACCATTTCTATTGCAAGTCCACAAAACAATGGTTATAAGCACCtcagaaagaaaaagattcaatgaaaaagtctTTGATATACCTCCAAGTAAGATTGAATCCTATTGAGTTTGGTCTCCAAATCTTTCGAATATTGGCTCAAGATGTCCACAATATCTCGTTCAACGGCGAAAACCATTTGCATGTCACTGGCCGAGCTGAATACTTCGCACAAATTGGGAGGAATCACGACACTGCTCATCACAAGGATGACAACATAAACCACCCTCATGGTTGaccaattgaagaaaacgGTCGGTCAGTCTTTCAGCACAGTTATCATCAACCTTGGCTCCTTGGACCAAATCAATCGTTTCCTCAGCCCGATTCACAAGTTAAGACAACTTTGTCACTCAAATCCCAATCCAAGCACCGTGCTCGGCCAGTATCAAATGAAATTGCTTGGTACAATAACAGTATTCTCATGTGAAGATCTCCACACAGTTAGAGTGGGTCTGGTTCGGGCTTGTGAAGTGAATCTCTTTTCACGTACCTGTCATGCTCTGGCTTTGAGAATCGAAACGATGTTTGAGCGGCGGGTTTTGCTAGGGGAAGCTAGTTTTGTGCGACTGATTGGCACATGCCTGCCAACTTGTGGGGAACGCGCCGTGCTTGTCCATGCGCAATAGGGGAGAGACCATCTGTCTACATATATTTCGTTGGATTTAAGATGGAAAAGATGCAGTTTTAGACATAAAGATGAAGTGCTTGTGGCTTCGGGATACGCAGTTTGTGTATGTCTCAACTATTCCACGGACCTGTAAAATCTAGTAATCGTTTGGAAATGCGTTTATTGGCGCACTGACATAATAATTTGGAGGGTTTCGAAACTGGCAGATGTGTTCTAAGCTTTTATGTGGACGAGAGCCTAAAAACTCGTTGCTTTTGGAGAAATTACTCAAATAATGATCTAATAGCCTGAAGCCCTCGCACACCAAGGTCCCTCATAAACCATTTTATGGTACAATATCTCCCATATGCAGATGAGCTGGTTCTcatggctgattcagccgtggaatttcaaaatgtcatcaatgcattccacggttattgccaagagatcggccttcaagtcaataccatcaagacgaaggccatggttttccaaaaaggctgcctcccacctccttccatattaacaatagtccgattgaaatagtcaataattttaattatgtcggtttcacattctcaactcaactctccttgaccaaccatctcaaatcattaatagtcaaagccagggccagggtcggatacatatgcaatcgaattcctatcaagaatcttccccttccaatagttcttcaactcttctggacctacatcactccaattttcatcTACGGCTTTCACCTGTGGCTCCtaaactccgcccaatccaccctcaaatccgcc
This DNA window, taken from Tigriopus californicus strain San Diego chromosome 9, Tcal_SD_v2.1, whole genome shotgun sequence, encodes the following:
- the LOC131887354 gene encoding prolyl 4-hydroxylase subunit alpha-2-like translates to MRVVYVVILVMSSVVIPPNLCEVFSSASDMQMVFAVERDIVDILSQYSKDLETKLNRIQSYLEEVNILESERLPQESDDRFLERMAGNPIHAYKLMKRFSVDWKKIEDDLKNSNWSETEFALKRKRLSPVTPREDDLNGSAQSLIRLQDVYELDIRDMIRGKFGKGNQRVASKATLTAQDCLFMGKHCFNSGALARSLEWFEEAWVLAGREGNQTVSQDQIQTFIDHAAKTHDERVLNGDKDPNLFPKPVYEEPPFQQREKIYQTIHDKLMKNLTSPHLVHDNEDDIPRFNALCRGEELRAPEYVATLKCFYSHQNDPYYYLHPAQIEVAHHNPLIRIFHNVLSDDEMTTIRGIAAPLLMRSQVQGTGKGATKISNSRTSKTSWLQDSFDPLIRIVTQRVAWMTGLNTDTMKEESELLQVANYVNGGHYNPHHDYVMKEKDPNHMIQLPHKGMYIGDRIATWMFYINHVPAGGRTVFPRIGAGVTATGGSAVFWYNLHKSGEADRATLHGACPILHGTKWVSNKWIREGGQAFTRPCGLTKDEGK